Genomic window (Allostreptomyces psammosilenae):
GATTAAATGTTCATGACATGCCTCACCATGGGCCGGCGCCCCACCGGCGGCCGGGCCGGCATGTGGCCCGGCCACCGGCGTGCCAGACCGGTGCGGCGAACCGGTGGCGACTACCCCTCCGCGGAGCCCAGCTTCCAGTAGCCCGAGGCGTACAGCGACTGCCGCGGCAGCCCGCGCTCGGCCTGGAGGTGCGCGCGCAGGTCGCGCACGGCCGAGGACTCCCCGGCCACCCAGGCGTGACCGTCGCCCTTCCACCAGGTGGCGGCGCGGACGCCCTCCACCAGGGCGCGGCCGGGCGCGTGCCCGGCCGGTTCCCGGTGCAGCCAGACGGTCTCCAGGTCGGCGGCGGTCTCCAGCGGCTGCTCCTCGGCGGCGTCGGCGACCTCCACGAAGGCCCGCGCCCGCACGCCCTCGGGCAGCGCCTCCAGCATGGCGGCGATGGCCGGCAGGGCGGTCTCGTCCCCGGCGAACAGCAGCCAGTCGTGTCCCTCGGTGTGCGGCACGTGCTCGCCGCGCGCCTCCGACACGGCGATCCGCTGGCCGGGCGCGGCCTGCGCGGCCCAGGCGCCGGCGGGGCCGTCCGCGTGCACCACGAAGTCCAGGTCCAGTTCGTCGGGCGCGGTGCGCAGCGCGCGCACGGTGTAGGTGCGGCGCACCGGCCGCAGACCGTCCGGGTTGCCGGGCAGCACCGGCACGCCGCCGGACTCCGCCGTCGGCAGGAAGATCTTGACCCGGGACGCGGGTCCGGCGACGGTGAAGCCGGACAGCGCCGGGCCGCCCAGGGTGACCCGGACCATGCGCGGGGTCAGCCGGCGGGTGCGCAGCACGTCGAGGGTGCGCGGGCCGGGACGGCCGGCGCGCGGGCTGTCGGGGGCGGCTGCGGGCATGGCGGGTCGGTCCTTTCGAAGGGTTGGGCGCGGTGGTCCGGCGGCTTGACCGGACCACCGAAGCGGGCGTGGCGGCACGGTTCGCGGGGCGCCCACGGCGCCGGTCCGTCCGACCGGGCCGGGCCGTCCCCGGACCTTGCGACCCTACCCCTCGGTGGCGGGTGCGGCGGTCCCGGCGGCAGGCAGCGGCTTGGTCCAGCGGGTCCACTCCTCGTTGGGGGCGTAGCCGGCGGTGGCCCAGATCCGGTGGGCGGTCTCGTTGGCGTCCAGCACCATGGCGTCGCCGCGACGTCCGCCCAGCGCGACGAAACGATCCTCCGCGGCCCGCAGCAGGGCGGAGCCGATGCCGCGACGCCGGCGGTCCGGGTCCACGGCCAGCCGGTACAGGTGGCAGCGCCAGCCGTCCCACCCGGCGATGACCGAGCCGACGACCCGCTCGGGCTCCCCGTCGCCCCGCTCCACGGCGAGCAGCAGCGCCTCCGGGTCGCGCCCGATCAGCCGCGCGACGCCGTCGGGGTCGTCGGTGATGCTGGCGCCCTTGGCCCCACGGGCCCACAGGGCGAGCACGGCGGGGACGTCGGCGAAGGTGGCGGTGCGGATCCGGATGGCGTCCATGGTTCTTCCTCGGTCTGACGGGCGCGGGCGGCGGGCGGCGGGCGCCCGGGGGACGTCCCGCGGGTCGGGCGGGGTGCTGGGGGGGCGGGCGGGTGGTGCGTGACCTCCGCCACGCGGTACGCATCGGCGCCATCACCGGTGCGTCACGAACAGGTCTCGGGGGGCGTCCGCCGCTCGGCGCCCGGGTACGGGCGGCGGCGGAGGTGACCGTCTGATGTCCACGAGCGTGCGCGAGCGCCGGAGCGTCCCGGCCGGAACGGGCAGGGCCGGGACGGGACCGGCCCGGGCGGCCGACCCGTCGTCCGGCGAGCGGCTGTGGTCGGCGATCGTCGTGATGGGCGCGCTGGTCGCCCTGGTCGCCGTGCTGGTCGCGACCGGCTGAGCGGCGCGCGCCGGCCGCCGGCGTGCCCCGGTCGCCCGGAGCGGGCCGGCGGCGGCGCGGATCAGGCGGACGGCGCCGCGGCGGCGCCGCGCAGCACGGCGTCCAGGACGGTGACGGCCCGCCCGGTGATGGCCACCCGGTCGCCCCGCAGCTCCAGCTCCAGCCGGCCGCCCCGGGCGGAGGCCTGGTAGGCGGTCAGCCGCCGCGTGCCGAGCCGCTGCGCCCAGTACGGGGCCAGCGCGGTGTGCGCGCTGCCGGTCACCGGGTCCTCGGCGACGCCCACGTTGGGGGCGAAGAACCGGGAGACGAAGTGGTACGGGCCGCCCTCGTCGGCCGCGGCGGTGACGATCACGCCGCGGCCGCCCAGCGCGGCCAGGGCCGTGATGTCCGGGCGCAGCGCGCGCACCGTGGCCTCGTCGGCCACCTCCACCAGCAGGTCGTCGTCGCCGCCCCGGGCGGTGCGCAGCGGCTGGGCGCCCAGCGCCGCGGCGAGGCCCGGCGGGACGGGCGTGTCGGTCGTCGGCCGCGCCGGGAAGTCCAGGGTGACGGCGCCGTCGGCGGCGACCTCGGCGCCCAGCAGGCCGCCGCGGGTGGTGAACCGGAACGGTCCGGCGTGGCCGTCCTCGGCCAGCGCGTGGGCGGTGGCCACCGTGGCGTGCCCGCACAGGTTCACCTCCACGGCGGGCGTGAACCAGCGCAGCGACCAGTCGGCGTCGTCCTGGTCGACCGGGTGGGCGAAGGCGGTCTCGGAGAGGTTCATCTCCGCGGCGACGCCGCGCATCCAGTCCTCGGCGACGGGGCCGTCCAGGATCACCACGGCGGCCGGATTGCCCGCGAAGGGGCGGTCGGTGAAGGCGTCCACGACGCGGATCCGGGTCGCGGTGGGGCTGGTCGCGGGGGTGCTCATGTCGGGGATGCTAACCGGCGGCCGCCTCGCC
Coding sequences:
- a CDS encoding siderophore-interacting protein is translated as MPAAAPDSPRAGRPGPRTLDVLRTRRLTPRMVRVTLGGPALSGFTVAGPASRVKIFLPTAESGGVPVLPGNPDGLRPVRRTYTVRALRTAPDELDLDFVVHADGPAGAWAAQAAPGQRIAVSEARGEHVPHTEGHDWLLFAGDETALPAIAAMLEALPEGVRARAFVEVADAAEEQPLETAADLETVWLHREPAGHAPGRALVEGVRAATWWKGDGHAWVAGESSAVRDLRAHLQAERGLPRQSLYASGYWKLGSAEG
- a CDS encoding PhzF family phenazine biosynthesis protein codes for the protein MSTPATSPTATRIRVVDAFTDRPFAGNPAAVVILDGPVAEDWMRGVAAEMNLSETAFAHPVDQDDADWSLRWFTPAVEVNLCGHATVATAHALAEDGHAGPFRFTTRGGLLGAEVAADGAVTLDFPARPTTDTPVPPGLAAALGAQPLRTARGGDDDLLVEVADEATVRALRPDITALAALGGRGVIVTAAADEGGPYHFVSRFFAPNVGVAEDPVTGSAHTALAPYWAQRLGTRRLTAYQASARGGRLELELRGDRVAITGRAVTVLDAVLRGAAAAPSA